CGGACAAAATCGAGCAGCGTGAGAAGTTCGCCCGGACCGGGTTTGGCAGGTTTGGGCGCGGCGCGGCCGCGCAAGGTCTTCTTGGATGCCCGTGCCATCAGGATCGGGTCCAGCGTGCGGCGGCTTCGTCGTCGCGGGCCTGGGCCTCGACCCAGCCGGTGCCGGCTTCGCTCTCTTCCTTCTTCCAGAACGGCGCGCTCGTCTTGAGATAATCCATCAGGAACTCGGCCGCCTGGAACGCGGCCTGGCGATGTTGCGAGGCGGTCAGCACCAGCACGATGTTCTGGCCGGGCAGGAAGCGGCCGACGCGGTGGATCACCGTGACGCCGTTCAGCGGCCAGCGCGAGGTCGCCTCCTCGACATGACGCTTGATCTCTTCTTCGGCCATATCAGGATAATGTTCGAGCGTCAGCGCCGAGGTCTTCGCGCTGTCCTCATCGCCGCGGCAGATGCCGGAGAATGTCACGACGGCACCGATGTCGGTGCGGCCGGCCGTCAGGCCCGCGATCTCGCGCGCGAGGTCGAAATCGTCCTGCTGGATGCGGATGGTGACGGGGCAGGTGGTGACAGGAATGGGCATGGCCTAACCGCCGGTCATCGGCGGGAAGAACGCGATCTCGCGGGCGCCCGCGATCGCGGCGTCCGATTTGACGTGGGCGTGGTCGATCGCGGCGCGGATCACCTTCGGCCTCTCGAAGGCGTAGGCATAGGCTTCGCTCCGGCCGGACAGCCAGGCGATTAGTTCTTCGACTGTGCGCACTGTCGCGGGTGGCTCG
This genomic stretch from Bradyrhizobium sp. CCGB12 harbors:
- the moaD gene encoding molybdopterin converting factor subunit 1, with protein sequence MKVKYFAWVRERVGKAEETIEPPATVRTVEELIAWLSGRSEAYAYAFERPKVIRAAIDHAHVKSDAAIAGAREIAFFPPMTGG
- a CDS encoding molybdenum cofactor biosynthesis protein MoaE, with amino-acid sequence MPIPVTTCPVTIRIQQDDFDLAREIAGLTAGRTDIGAVVTFSGICRGDEDSAKTSALTLEHYPDMAEEEIKRHVEEATSRWPLNGVTVIHRVGRFLPGQNIVLVLTASQHRQAAFQAAEFLMDYLKTSAPFWKKEESEAGTGWVEAQARDDEAAARWTRS